Proteins encoded in a region of the Streptomyces sp. NBC_01298 genome:
- a CDS encoding pyruvate dehydrogenase has protein sequence MAKQNVAEQFIDILVRAGVRRMYGVVGDSLNPVVDAIRRTGGIEWIQVRHEETAAFAAGAEAQITGSLAACAGSCGPGNLHLINGLYDAHRSMAPVLALASHIPSSEIGLGYFQETHPDRLFTECSHYSELISNPRQMPRVLQSAIQHAIGRGGVGVVSLPGDIASLPAPEQSVEQALVTARPTVRPGDGEIDKLVRLIDEADRVTLFCGSGTAGAHAEVMEFAGRVKAPIGHALRGKEWIQYDNPYDVGMSGLLGYGAAYEATHECDLLILLGTDFPYNAFLPDDVKIVQVDIRPEHLGRRSKLDLAVWGDVRETLRALNTRVKAKTDRRFLDRMLKKHADALEGVVKAYTRKVEKHTPIHPEYVAAVLDELADEDAVFTVDTGMCNVWAARYLSPNGKRRIIGSFSHGSMANALPQAIGAQFTDRGRQVVSMSGDGGFSMLMGDFLTLVQYDLPVKVVLFNNSSLGMVELEMLVSGLPSYGTTNKNPDFAAIARAAGAYGVRVEKPKQLTAALKDAFKHKGPALVDVVTDPNALSIPPKISAEMVTGFALSASKIVLDGGVGRMIQMARSNLRNVPRP, from the coding sequence ATGGCCAAGCAGAACGTGGCGGAGCAGTTCATCGACATCCTCGTGCGCGCCGGCGTGCGCCGGATGTACGGAGTCGTCGGGGACAGCCTCAACCCCGTCGTCGACGCGATCCGCCGCACCGGCGGCATCGAGTGGATCCAGGTGCGCCACGAGGAGACCGCAGCCTTCGCGGCCGGCGCCGAGGCCCAGATCACCGGGTCCCTCGCCGCCTGCGCGGGCTCCTGCGGCCCCGGCAACCTCCACCTGATCAACGGGCTCTACGACGCCCACCGTTCCATGGCGCCGGTCCTCGCGCTGGCCTCCCACATCCCCTCCTCCGAAATCGGCCTCGGCTACTTCCAGGAGACCCACCCCGACCGGCTGTTCACCGAGTGCAGCCACTACAGCGAGCTGATCTCCAACCCCCGGCAGATGCCCCGGGTCCTGCAGAGCGCCATCCAGCACGCCATCGGGCGCGGCGGCGTCGGCGTGGTGTCGCTGCCCGGGGACATCGCCTCCCTGCCCGCCCCGGAGCAGAGCGTCGAGCAGGCGCTCGTGACCGCGCGGCCGACCGTACGGCCCGGCGACGGCGAGATCGACAAGCTGGTCCGGCTCATCGACGAGGCCGACCGGGTCACCCTGTTCTGCGGCAGCGGCACCGCCGGCGCGCACGCCGAGGTCATGGAGTTCGCCGGCCGGGTCAAGGCGCCGATCGGCCACGCCCTGCGCGGCAAGGAGTGGATCCAGTACGACAATCCCTACGACGTCGGTATGAGCGGGCTGCTCGGCTACGGCGCGGCCTACGAGGCCACCCACGAGTGCGATCTGCTGATCCTGCTCGGCACGGACTTCCCGTACAACGCCTTCCTCCCCGACGACGTCAAGATCGTCCAGGTGGACATCCGGCCCGAACACCTCGGCCGGCGCTCCAAGCTGGACCTCGCGGTCTGGGGCGACGTACGGGAGACCCTGCGCGCGCTGAACACCCGGGTGAAGGCCAAGACAGACCGCCGGTTCCTCGACCGGATGCTGAAGAAGCACGCGGACGCGCTGGAGGGAGTGGTGAAGGCGTACACGCGCAAGGTGGAGAAGCACACGCCCATCCATCCCGAGTACGTGGCCGCCGTGCTCGACGAACTGGCCGACGAGGACGCCGTGTTCACCGTGGACACGGGCATGTGCAACGTATGGGCGGCGCGCTATCTTTCCCCGAACGGAAAGCGCCGCATCATCGGATCCTTCAGCCACGGCTCCATGGCCAACGCCCTTCCGCAGGCCATCGGCGCACAGTTCACCGATCGCGGACGTCAAGTGGTGTCGATGTCGGGCGACGGCGGTTTCTCCATGCTGATGGGAGATTTCCTCACCCTGGTGCAGTACGACCTCCCCGTCAAAGTGGTCCTCTTCAACAACTCATCGCTCGGTATGGTCGAGTTGGAGATGCTGGTTTCCGGCCTTCCTTCGTACGGAACGACGAATAAGAACCCCGACTTCGCCGCGATCGCCCGCGCGGCGGGCGCGTACGGGGTCCGCGTGGAGAAGCCCAAGCAGCTCACAGCGGCTTTGAAGGATGCTTTCAAGCACAAGGGACCCGCTCTGGTGGACGTGGTCACGGACCCCAACGCGCTGTCGATTCCACCGAAGATCAGCGCCGAGATGGTGACCGGATTCGCACTTTCGGCCAGCAAGATCGTGCTGGACGGAGGGGTGGGCCGGATGATCCAGATGGCTCGATCCAACCTCCGCAACGTGCCGCGCCCTTGA
- a CDS encoding protein phosphatase 2C domain-containing protein: MVAYLGDRPPTYAAEPIALPAADPAGLGSLTPDTVLEGAQYGGYTLRAASVRGDSARFRGEARRDYLLTARFGTGPDALVLVVLAGGDRSAPGAAEAAAEVCRSVAAAVGRSQERLSQDIRDGRREALRSGLQRLTDRGYGQLRARAAELGLPEDGYTAGLRGLLLPVDPGCRTRICFGAGAGGLFRLRDGQWRDLEEPGPASPDRAAFRFRASVARPGDTLLLCSGGLADPMREERPLSAELSARWADAPPPGLAAFLADTQLRLKGYADDRTAAAVWEA, encoded by the coding sequence GTGGTGGCGTACCTGGGGGATCGGCCGCCCACCTACGCCGCCGAGCCCATCGCGTTGCCCGCCGCCGACCCCGCCGGGCTCGGCTCGCTGACGCCCGACACCGTGCTGGAGGGGGCCCAGTACGGCGGCTACACGCTGCGGGCCGCCTCCGTGCGCGGGGACTCCGCCCGGTTCCGGGGCGAGGCACGGCGGGACTACCTGCTCACCGCCCGCTTCGGCACCGGCCCCGACGCGCTGGTCCTGGTCGTGCTCGCCGGCGGGGACCGCTCCGCACCCGGGGCCGCCGAGGCGGCCGCCGAGGTGTGCCGCTCCGTCGCCGCGGCCGTCGGGCGGAGCCAGGAGCGGCTGTCGCAGGACATCCGCGACGGCCGCCGCGAAGCCCTGCGCTCGGGGCTCCAGCGGCTCACCGACCGCGGCTACGGGCAGCTGCGCGCCCGCGCCGCCGAGCTGGGGCTCCCGGAGGACGGTTACACGGCCGGGCTGCGCGGACTGCTGCTGCCGGTGGACCCCGGCTGCCGCACCCGGATCTGCTTCGGCGCGGGCGCGGGCGGGCTGTTCCGGCTCCGGGACGGACAGTGGCGGGACCTGGAGGAGCCGGGACCGGCGTCCCCCGACCGGGCCGCGTTCCGCTTCCGGGCCTCCGTGGCCCGCCCCGGCGACACCCTGCTGCTGTGCTCCGGCGGCCTCGCCGACCCGATGCGCGAGGAGCGGCCGCTCTCCGCCGAGCTCTCCGCCCGCTGGGCCGACGCACCCCCGCCGGGCCTCGCCGCCTTCCTCGCGGACACCCAGCTCCGGCTCAAGGGGTACGCCGACGACCGGACGGCCGCCGCGGTCTGGGAGGCGTAA